One stretch of Siphonobacter curvatus DNA includes these proteins:
- the topA gene encoding type I DNA topoisomerase has protein sequence MAKKNLVIVESPAKAKTIEGYLGADFQVKSSYGHVRDLPDKGLAIDIKNGFLPTYEVSPEKIKVVNELRQLAKSSQEVWLATDDDREGEAISWHLKETLGLPDTTKRIVFREITKTAIQKAIQSPRTINQDLVNAQQARRVLDRLIGFELSPVLWEKVKRGLSAGRVQSVAVRLVVERERSIDQHQSKSSFKVVAQFLLDGNKVLQAELPKNFETEAQARAFLEKCKGATFSIRNLETKPAKKSPAPPFTTSTLQQEASRKLGFSVAATMQYAQKLYEAGKISYMRTDSTNLSEEALAKSKASIIEQFGEKYSQQRRYKTKNDSAQEAHEAIRPTDFSVPSAGETRQEQRLYELIWKRGIASQMADAQLERTTATIGISTTSEELIAQGEVIKFDGFLKVYLESKDDEDEESKGMLPPLSIGQILNLDVLKATERFSRPPARFTEASLVKELEERGIGRPSTYAPTISTIIKREYVVKEDRPGKERNFKELTLKNDELTEKTGKETYGTEKAKLFPTTIGMIVNDFLVDNFDNVVDFKFTADMEEEFDKIAEGQIEWQRMIDNFYKNFHQTIEQSSSAERSSVKSARELGIDPKTGRMVSVRLGKYGPFAQLGDSKEEQKPQYAPLPKDKLLESITLEEAIELFKLPRTVGELEGKELLVNIGKLGPYIKFDEKYYNLSEGDDPYTIDEERAIQVIQEKRAAEASDAIGEFEGQPISKGKGRFGPYVKHDGKFYSLPRGMNLDTITLAEAIQIIQNKRTAEANKIIKEFPENTTVKVLNGQYGPYIQIGKRNVKIPKGTEPASLTLEQCLELGGESPAAATEEKKTTRKKAAPKK, from the coding sequence ATGGCTAAAAAGAACCTCGTCATTGTGGAGTCACCGGCGAAGGCAAAGACCATTGAAGGTTATTTAGGAGCTGATTTTCAGGTTAAATCCAGCTACGGACACGTCCGGGATTTACCCGATAAAGGCCTCGCTATTGACATCAAAAATGGGTTTTTACCAACGTACGAAGTTTCTCCCGAAAAGATAAAAGTGGTCAATGAACTGCGGCAACTGGCTAAATCTTCGCAAGAAGTTTGGCTAGCGACCGACGACGACCGCGAAGGAGAAGCCATTTCCTGGCACCTTAAAGAGACCCTCGGCTTACCTGATACGACTAAACGTATCGTTTTCCGGGAAATCACCAAAACGGCCATTCAAAAAGCCATTCAAAGTCCGCGTACCATCAATCAGGATCTGGTGAATGCCCAACAGGCTCGCCGGGTACTGGATCGTTTGATTGGCTTTGAACTTTCGCCCGTCTTGTGGGAAAAGGTAAAACGCGGTCTTTCGGCGGGTCGTGTACAGTCCGTTGCGGTGCGTTTGGTGGTTGAACGCGAACGTAGTATCGACCAGCACCAGAGTAAATCGAGCTTTAAGGTCGTTGCTCAATTTCTGCTCGATGGTAATAAGGTACTACAAGCCGAATTGCCGAAAAATTTCGAAACGGAAGCTCAGGCCCGGGCTTTTCTGGAAAAGTGTAAAGGAGCTACCTTCAGCATCCGGAATCTAGAGACTAAACCAGCCAAGAAGTCTCCCGCTCCGCCCTTTACTACCTCGACGCTTCAGCAGGAAGCCAGCCGCAAACTGGGCTTCTCTGTAGCTGCGACCATGCAATACGCTCAGAAGCTGTACGAAGCCGGTAAGATCAGCTACATGCGTACGGATTCAACCAACTTGAGCGAGGAAGCTTTAGCTAAATCGAAAGCTTCGATCATCGAGCAGTTTGGTGAGAAATACTCGCAGCAGCGTCGGTACAAAACCAAGAATGATTCGGCTCAGGAAGCTCACGAAGCCATTCGGCCTACGGACTTCTCCGTACCTTCAGCGGGCGAAACCCGTCAGGAACAGCGTTTGTATGAATTGATCTGGAAACGTGGTATCGCCTCACAGATGGCCGATGCCCAATTAGAGCGTACCACAGCAACTATTGGCATTTCTACTACTTCAGAAGAACTCATCGCCCAGGGTGAGGTCATTAAGTTTGATGGGTTCCTGAAAGTATACTTGGAATCCAAGGATGATGAAGACGAAGAAAGCAAAGGGATGCTGCCCCCGCTTTCCATCGGTCAGATTCTGAATCTGGACGTCCTGAAAGCAACCGAGCGGTTTAGTCGTCCCCCTGCCCGTTTTACGGAAGCCAGTCTGGTAAAGGAGCTGGAAGAACGCGGCATTGGTCGTCCTTCCACCTACGCCCCGACGATCTCAACGATCATCAAGCGGGAGTACGTCGTTAAGGAAGACCGGCCCGGTAAAGAGCGGAACTTCAAAGAGTTGACATTGAAAAATGATGAACTCACGGAGAAAACGGGTAAGGAAACCTATGGTACGGAAAAAGCAAAACTCTTTCCGACAACCATCGGCATGATCGTTAATGACTTTCTGGTAGATAATTTCGATAACGTCGTCGACTTCAAGTTCACGGCGGATATGGAAGAAGAGTTCGATAAAATTGCGGAAGGCCAGATCGAATGGCAACGCATGATCGACAACTTCTACAAGAATTTTCACCAGACCATTGAGCAAAGTTCCTCTGCCGAACGTAGTTCCGTGAAATCGGCCCGCGAGCTGGGTATCGATCCCAAAACCGGTCGCATGGTTTCAGTTCGCTTAGGGAAATACGGCCCGTTCGCTCAATTAGGTGATTCGAAAGAAGAACAGAAACCGCAGTACGCTCCCCTTCCCAAGGATAAATTACTGGAAAGCATTACGCTGGAAGAAGCGATTGAGCTTTTCAAACTGCCGCGTACCGTTGGTGAACTGGAAGGAAAAGAACTACTGGTAAACATCGGCAAGTTGGGCCCGTACATCAAGTTCGATGAAAAGTACTACAATCTCAGCGAAGGCGATGATCCGTATACGATTGATGAAGAACGAGCCATTCAAGTGATTCAGGAAAAACGGGCAGCCGAAGCTTCCGACGCTATTGGTGAGTTTGAAGGTCAACCCATTTCGAAGGGCAAAGGCCGTTTTGGTCCGTACGTGAAGCACGATGGTAAGTTCTATTCCCTACCCCGGGGCATGAATCTGGATACGATTACGCTGGCCGAAGCGATTCAGATTATCCAGAATAAACGAACCGCCGAAGCCAATAAAATTATTAAGGAGTTTCCGGAAAATACGACGGTGAAAGTGCTCAACGGTCAGTATGGGCCATACATTCAGATTGGCAAGCGGAACGTGAAAATTCCCAAGGGAACCGAGCCCGCTTCTCTGACGCTGGAACAATGCCTCGAGTTAGGAGGCGAAAGTCCAGCAGCCGCTACGGAAGAAAAGAAAACGACTCGTAAGAAAGCAGCACCTAAAAAGTAA
- a CDS encoding helix-turn-helix domain-containing protein, producing MAKKNKQVYIPWFDTISDFFDTFRIGKAENNFFTIMRMEDQAKGKLLFMPLFRGNFFRLVICKTPGLRFLLPDETFSTSSNSIYFTYPGKIESWQRVETIYGYLICFTPEFAGIDPLKPLFEKDFPFFVNGANSILRLSQADMDAIGHTAEALLDEMKSSNADHFEMIQHLLKVLLIQVRRLYYKDKEAKTDFQLKQASLMIRFRNVLNAYSIDAPTAKKEQRPSVRSIAAELHLTPSHLNFLIKKYTGHTALYHINEKILLEAKSLLTHTDLQVSEIADLLQFNEAAYFNRFFKKMTGMTPTAYRDDALQLMWRPLDTRNR from the coding sequence ATGGCAAAGAAAAACAAACAAGTCTACATTCCCTGGTTCGATACAATCAGTGACTTCTTCGATACGTTCAGGATTGGCAAGGCAGAAAATAACTTCTTTACTATTATGCGAATGGAAGACCAGGCTAAAGGCAAGTTATTGTTCATGCCGCTCTTTCGTGGTAACTTTTTCAGGCTGGTTATTTGTAAAACACCCGGGCTTCGGTTTCTATTACCTGACGAAACCTTTAGTACCTCCTCAAACTCTATATATTTCACGTATCCCGGTAAAATAGAAAGCTGGCAACGTGTGGAAACCATATACGGTTACCTGATTTGTTTTACGCCTGAATTTGCGGGAATAGACCCGCTAAAGCCCTTGTTTGAAAAAGACTTCCCCTTTTTCGTGAACGGGGCTAATTCAATTTTAAGATTGTCCCAGGCAGATATGGATGCCATCGGCCATACCGCTGAAGCACTGCTTGACGAAATGAAATCCAGTAATGCCGATCATTTTGAAATGATACAACACTTGTTAAAAGTGTTGCTTATTCAGGTTCGCCGCCTGTACTATAAAGATAAAGAGGCAAAGACAGATTTCCAGTTAAAGCAGGCTTCGCTTATGATTCGGTTCAGGAACGTGTTGAATGCCTATTCGATCGATGCACCAACCGCCAAAAAGGAACAGAGGCCAAGCGTAAGAAGCATTGCGGCTGAACTGCACCTCACCCCTAGCCATTTAAACTTCCTCATCAAAAAATATACAGGACACACCGCTTTATACCATATCAATGAAAAGATACTGCTGGAGGCAAAAAGCTTGCTGACGCATACCGATCTGCAGGTATCGGAAATAGCCGATCTGCTGCAATTCAATGAGGCAGCTTATTTCAACCGGTTTTTCAAAAAAATGACGGGTATGACCCCTACGGCTTACCGCGATGATGCCCTTCAACTCATGTGGCGGCCTCTCGACACCCGAAATCGATAA
- a CDS encoding MFS transporter, which translates to MDGLTKTSRTTAQVSMLPVYIVSLATFIIFFQGFMVAPLLPMLSKQFTTTVRHVSFIEPAYLLGYGLFTLVYAPLSDRFGRFRIIAFCLFVFSLLTLLTAFVNGINQMIFLRLLTGIGAAGVAPTTISWISDTYPYEKRGHALGIFFGSMAGGTAFGSSAGALITSFVSWRWLFVGVAAIGLVIFMLTLRQKNNFEKREAVAKTKDSILRSFHTILSTERARYTYFYVLVNGMFHSGVFAWLGYFFYKNYGLNERQIGLALLGYGIPGLLFGPLLGRLADRYGRNKIIPIGLFLGAVSVLLLSQNFSLAASCLLVALLSFGFDLSHPLFAAIVTTFSSKKGAATGLFAFFLFSGYGLGSLVLSLIVDIGLDKAFKLFGAGILVAAVFSIAVFRKEK; encoded by the coding sequence ATGGACGGACTAACTAAAACCAGCAGAACGACTGCACAGGTATCTATGTTGCCGGTATATATCGTATCACTGGCTACTTTCATCATATTTTTTCAAGGCTTCATGGTAGCACCGCTGCTGCCCATGCTTTCCAAACAGTTTACCACTACTGTCCGGCACGTCAGCTTTATTGAACCTGCCTATCTGCTCGGGTATGGACTGTTTACTTTGGTGTATGCACCGCTTAGCGACCGCTTCGGCAGGTTCCGGATTATTGCCTTTTGCCTCTTTGTGTTTTCCTTGCTTACCTTATTAACAGCCTTCGTCAATGGAATTAATCAGATGATCTTCCTAAGGCTGTTAACAGGCATCGGTGCTGCGGGTGTTGCCCCTACGACCATTAGTTGGATTAGTGATACCTATCCTTACGAAAAACGCGGACACGCCCTAGGGATTTTCTTCGGCAGTATGGCAGGGGGTACAGCCTTTGGATCCAGTGCCGGGGCATTGATTACTTCTTTTGTAAGCTGGCGATGGCTTTTTGTAGGGGTCGCAGCAATTGGCTTGGTTATTTTTATGCTGACATTGCGACAAAAAAACAACTTCGAGAAAAGGGAAGCTGTGGCCAAAACCAAGGATAGTATTTTGCGGTCTTTCCACACAATCTTATCGACTGAAAGGGCAAGGTATACCTATTTTTATGTATTGGTCAATGGAATGTTCCATAGCGGTGTCTTTGCCTGGTTAGGTTATTTCTTTTACAAGAATTATGGACTGAACGAACGTCAGATTGGTCTTGCCTTATTAGGTTACGGTATTCCTGGACTATTGTTTGGGCCATTGTTAGGAAGGCTGGCTGATCGTTATGGGAGAAATAAAATTATCCCCATCGGCCTGTTTCTTGGGGCAGTTTCTGTGTTGCTGTTAAGCCAGAATTTTAGCCTTGCCGCTTCCTGCCTTTTAGTAGCCCTGCTTTCTTTTGGGTTTGATTTATCTCATCCGTTATTTGCCGCTATTGTCACCACGTTTAGCTCTAAAAAAGGTGCGGCTACAGGACTTTTCGCTTTTTTCCTTTTTTCAGGCTACGGCCTCGGAAGTCTGGTATTGAGCCTGATCGTCGATATCGGTCTAGATAAAGCATTCAAACTATTTGGAGCTGGTATTCTCGTGGCGGCTGTTTTTTCCATAGCTGTTTTCAGGAAAGAAAAGTAG
- a CDS encoding SIR2 family NAD-dependent protein deacylase → MKKIVVLSGAGISAESGIKTFRDSDGLWENYRIEDVATPEAWRRDQALVLDFYNQRRKQALTAEPNAAHHILAELEKDFEVQIITQNVDNLHERAGSTHVLHLHGELFKARSTKNPALIYELGDWALNVGDQCELGSQLRPHIVWFGEEVPAIQEAIPYCEEADVFIVVGTSLQVYPAAGLVDFVRPNTPVYVVDPNLPSVSRRKNVTYIAEKASLGLQMIQNQLQA, encoded by the coding sequence ATGAAAAAAATAGTTGTATTAAGCGGAGCTGGTATTTCCGCCGAAAGTGGCATTAAGACCTTTCGGGATTCGGATGGTCTTTGGGAAAACTATCGTATTGAAGACGTTGCCACACCAGAGGCCTGGCGAAGAGATCAGGCTCTGGTGCTTGACTTCTATAACCAACGCCGCAAACAGGCTCTGACTGCTGAACCCAATGCAGCTCATCACATTTTAGCCGAACTTGAAAAAGATTTCGAAGTTCAGATCATTACGCAAAACGTAGATAACCTGCACGAGCGGGCGGGCAGTACGCACGTCTTACATTTACACGGGGAGTTATTCAAAGCCCGCTCAACGAAAAATCCGGCCTTGATTTATGAGCTGGGGGACTGGGCTCTCAACGTAGGCGATCAGTGCGAACTGGGCAGCCAGTTGCGACCGCATATTGTGTGGTTTGGAGAGGAGGTTCCGGCCATTCAGGAAGCAATTCCGTACTGCGAGGAAGCGGATGTATTCATCGTGGTTGGCACCTCTTTGCAGGTGTATCCAGCGGCAGGTCTAGTTGATTTTGTTCGTCCGAATACGCCCGTTTACGTAGTCGATCCGAACCTACCCTCCGTTTCACGTCGGAAAAATGTAACGTATATTGCTGAAAAAGCCAGTCTGGGTTTACAAATGATTCAAAATCAATTGCAAGCTTAA
- a CDS encoding S8 family peptidase: protein MRKWFIPVALLAAHLATAQNQAPVTEPVKTKAPTNWFNLDYSADKIRGVSSEKAYELVKKRKSSPVIVGVIDSGIDINHEDLKSKIWTNPKEIAGNGKDDDNNGYVDDVHGWSFLGNKDGQNVDKEGLELTREYGKYKKLFEGKAEADIPADQKDAFTYYQELKIAYNEKAQESKMMLPLIENLLKSYTEAGATLKEYLKKDTVTAEDVAKIDKTTADGKLKRAIAAYERGFQMGYNEKELQEAYDHYKTEAEVQLNPDYNARQTIIGDNPEDTKDHNYGNNDVIGPDARHGTHVAGIIGADRNNDLGMKGVADNVKILVVRAVPDGDERDKDVANAIRYAVDNGAQIINMSFGKAYSPQKEAVDEAVKYAESKNVLLVHAAGNESQNTDVEPNFPNRKLKSGSEPNNWIEVGALSWEPNKVANFSNYGKKGVDLFSPGVALYSTVPGSKYEELDGTSMASPVVAGVAALVKSYFPKITAAQLRQLLIESTVKFPEQQVNQPGGEGQVAFGELSNSGGEVNAYNAVKLALEWEKAGKIK from the coding sequence ATGCGTAAATGGTTCATTCCGGTAGCACTGCTTGCTGCCCATTTAGCAACCGCTCAGAATCAGGCTCCTGTTACGGAACCGGTAAAGACGAAAGCCCCAACCAACTGGTTTAATCTTGACTATTCGGCCGATAAAATCCGCGGCGTAAGTTCAGAGAAAGCCTACGAATTAGTCAAAAAACGTAAATCATCGCCCGTGATCGTCGGGGTGATCGATTCCGGAATTGATATTAACCATGAAGATCTGAAATCGAAAATCTGGACCAACCCCAAGGAAATTGCGGGTAACGGTAAGGACGACGACAACAACGGCTACGTGGATGACGTGCACGGCTGGAGCTTCCTCGGCAATAAAGACGGACAGAACGTTGATAAGGAAGGCCTGGAACTGACCCGGGAATACGGCAAGTACAAGAAACTTTTCGAAGGAAAAGCGGAAGCCGATATTCCTGCCGATCAGAAAGACGCCTTCACATACTATCAGGAATTAAAAATTGCCTACAACGAGAAAGCTCAGGAGTCGAAAATGATGCTTCCGTTGATTGAAAACCTGCTGAAGTCTTATACAGAAGCCGGTGCAACGTTGAAAGAATACCTGAAGAAGGATACCGTCACGGCGGAAGATGTAGCTAAAATCGATAAAACGACCGCCGATGGTAAGCTGAAGCGGGCGATTGCCGCCTACGAACGCGGTTTCCAAATGGGTTACAATGAGAAAGAGTTGCAGGAAGCTTACGATCATTATAAGACGGAAGCTGAAGTACAACTTAATCCGGATTACAACGCCCGTCAGACTATCATTGGTGATAATCCCGAAGATACCAAGGATCATAACTACGGCAACAACGACGTGATCGGCCCTGACGCTCGTCACGGTACGCACGTAGCGGGTATCATCGGTGCTGACCGGAATAATGACCTGGGCATGAAGGGTGTCGCTGATAATGTAAAAATCCTGGTAGTACGGGCAGTACCGGACGGCGATGAACGTGACAAAGACGTGGCCAATGCCATTCGTTACGCCGTTGACAACGGAGCTCAGATCATCAATATGTCGTTTGGGAAAGCGTATTCACCCCAGAAAGAAGCGGTTGATGAAGCCGTGAAATACGCGGAATCGAAGAATGTACTGCTGGTTCATGCCGCCGGTAACGAATCACAGAATACGGATGTAGAGCCTAACTTCCCGAACCGTAAACTCAAATCAGGTAGTGAGCCCAACAACTGGATTGAAGTTGGTGCGTTGAGCTGGGAACCCAACAAAGTGGCCAACTTCTCGAACTACGGTAAAAAAGGCGTCGATTTGTTCTCACCCGGCGTGGCTCTGTACTCCACCGTACCCGGTTCTAAATACGAAGAACTGGACGGTACGTCGATGGCCTCTCCGGTAGTTGCGGGTGTGGCGGCTCTGGTGAAATCTTATTTTCCCAAAATTACGGCCGCTCAGTTACGGCAATTGCTGATTGAATCAACTGTGAAGTTTCCGGAACAACAGGTTAATCAGCCCGGTGGCGAAGGTCAGGTTGCCTTTGGCGAACTTTCTAATTCAGGCGGTGAAGTAAACGCTTATAATGCCGTGAAACTGGCCCTAGAATGGGAAAAAGCGGGTAAGATTAAGTAA
- a CDS encoding TetR/AcrR family transcriptional regulator yields the protein MAKRLDTPKKSDRPLDKRTAILEATLDLISKNGFHATPMSMVAQHANVAAGTIYHYFESKEQLIDELFLLYRDKIALVIQESDDTTKPYRDRFRSVFLGLYDYYVSHPDQFLFIEHYANSPIMNKLSKEEMFNFYQPLWEFLRKGIHTGQLKDISSRLMAWMVYGNITAVVKMKLSGDLTLDVMLLNTAVNTVWEGLKRG from the coding sequence ATGGCGAAACGGCTTGATACCCCTAAAAAATCAGACAGACCCCTGGATAAACGCACAGCAATTCTGGAGGCTACGCTGGATTTGATTTCAAAGAATGGGTTCCATGCCACACCTATGAGTATGGTTGCTCAGCACGCCAACGTAGCCGCCGGAACGATTTATCATTACTTCGAAAGCAAGGAGCAACTGATTGATGAGCTTTTCCTGCTGTACCGGGACAAAATTGCTCTGGTGATTCAGGAAAGTGATGATACGACTAAGCCGTACCGAGATCGGTTCAGAAGTGTATTTCTGGGTTTGTACGACTACTATGTAAGCCATCCCGATCAGTTTCTGTTTATTGAGCATTACGCCAATTCGCCCATTATGAACAAGCTCTCCAAAGAGGAGATGTTCAACTTTTATCAGCCACTCTGGGAGTTTTTACGAAAAGGTATTCACACGGGACAATTGAAAGACATCTCCTCCCGCTTGATGGCCTGGATGGTCTATGGTAATATTACTGCTGTCGTAAAAATGAAACTTTCGGGTGATTTGACGCTGGATGTTATGTTGCTGAATACGGCCGTAAATACGGTTTGGGAAGGATTGAAGCGGGGGTGA
- a CDS encoding N-acetylmuramoyl-L-alanine amidase-like domain-containing protein, with translation MWLGLWLAFVMGDLELIQQKLLIPKGQTPGETAGTVALSFLNTPYVARTLEQPGDEQLVINLRELDCTTFVENVLALTQTIESDTLTVDHFKHQLARYRYDQGKVQGYGSRQHYFSSFLQQLVGYGEARLMAEAWGGVPYNKPIDFMTKHRNLYAQLADSQNFERVQSLEQALNQIQKYYIPKDKFSAIESKLRTGDIIGITSAKAGLDVSHEGFAYQKGGKVYLLHASTDQKKVVISAEPLAAYLNRHRDQTGIIVARLQ, from the coding sequence ATGTGGCTTGGCTTATGGCTGGCCTTCGTCATGGGTGACCTGGAGCTAATTCAGCAAAAGCTTCTAATTCCGAAGGGTCAGACGCCGGGAGAAACGGCGGGTACCGTAGCCCTGAGTTTTCTCAATACGCCTTACGTGGCCCGTACTCTCGAACAACCCGGCGATGAACAGCTGGTGATAAACTTGCGAGAACTGGATTGTACGACGTTTGTGGAAAACGTACTGGCTCTTACCCAAACTATTGAGTCCGATACGCTGACTGTGGATCACTTCAAGCACCAATTAGCCCGGTATCGCTACGATCAGGGGAAGGTACAGGGGTATGGAAGTCGGCAACATTACTTTTCATCCTTCTTACAACAACTGGTTGGATACGGTGAAGCTCGATTGATGGCAGAGGCGTGGGGCGGCGTGCCCTACAACAAACCCATTGATTTCATGACGAAGCACCGGAATCTATACGCTCAACTGGCCGATTCGCAGAATTTCGAGCGAGTACAGTCGCTCGAACAGGCCTTGAATCAGATTCAGAAGTACTACATTCCGAAGGATAAGTTTTCTGCCATCGAGTCAAAACTACGAACAGGCGATATCATTGGTATTACCTCAGCCAAAGCTGGACTGGATGTTTCACACGAAGGATTTGCGTACCAAAAAGGGGGGAAGGTGTATTTGCTGCACGCCTCAACAGATCAGAAAAAAGTGGTGATTTCGGCGGAACCGTTGGCAGCGTATTTGAACCGGCACCGGGATCAGACGGGTATCATTGTGGCTCGTCTACAATAA
- a CDS encoding MFS transporter — protein sequence MPGSPASASVFSKPRLSFWQIWNMSFGFMGIQFGFALQNANTSRIFSTLGADAEEIPLLWIAAPLTGMLVQPIIGYFSDRTWHPKWGRRRPFFFFGAVFATLALIFMPNSSSLWMAGSMLWILDASINISMEPFRAFVGDLLPSEQRTSGFAMQSFFIGVGAVVASALPAIFTYLGVANTADPGEIPNSVRWSYYLGAAAFISCVSYTVLTTKEYPPENLEAFRQEGRNRRLGDEFKETFSGLFQMPKVMRQLAVVQFFTWFGLFCMWIYTTNAVTEHIYGTSDTHSERYNEGANFVGTAFAVYNGVSALFSLLVPTIAARIGRRMTHLLSLVIGGVGLISIYFIQDHQWLLLSMTGVGIAWTSILTIPYALLSGSLPAERMGYFMGVFNFFIVFPQFLASLGLSYLIKLVGWAPIQVIVFGGILLIIAGLMTLRVDDEEKA from the coding sequence ATGCCCGGTTCCCCCGCTTCTGCTTCCGTTTTCTCAAAACCCCGGTTATCGTTCTGGCAAATCTGGAACATGAGCTTCGGGTTCATGGGCATTCAATTTGGCTTTGCTCTGCAAAACGCCAATACGAGTCGCATTTTTTCCACCCTCGGAGCAGACGCCGAAGAAATCCCTTTGTTATGGATTGCGGCTCCGCTGACGGGCATGTTGGTACAGCCCATCATTGGCTACTTCAGTGACCGAACCTGGCACCCCAAGTGGGGGCGGCGGCGACCGTTTTTTTTCTTTGGAGCCGTATTTGCTACGCTGGCTCTGATTTTCATGCCCAATTCCTCCAGTCTCTGGATGGCGGGCAGTATGCTCTGGATTCTGGATGCATCGATCAACATTTCGATGGAACCGTTCCGGGCCTTTGTGGGCGACCTGCTGCCCAGTGAACAACGTACGTCCGGATTTGCCATGCAAAGCTTTTTCATTGGCGTGGGAGCGGTAGTGGCGTCGGCACTGCCCGCTATTTTTACGTACCTCGGCGTAGCAAATACGGCAGATCCGGGGGAAATTCCGAACTCGGTTCGATGGTCGTATTACCTGGGAGCTGCCGCTTTTATTTCCTGCGTCTCGTATACCGTACTCACTACGAAAGAATATCCACCCGAAAATCTGGAAGCCTTTCGTCAGGAAGGACGAAATCGACGGCTGGGCGATGAATTCAAGGAAACCTTTTCGGGCTTGTTTCAAATGCCTAAGGTGATGCGTCAACTGGCCGTTGTACAGTTTTTCACCTGGTTTGGGCTGTTTTGCATGTGGATTTATACGACCAATGCCGTAACAGAACACATCTACGGAACCAGCGATACGCATTCCGAACGGTACAATGAAGGGGCAAATTTTGTAGGGACGGCATTTGCGGTGTACAATGGCGTCTCGGCTCTTTTCTCCTTACTGGTTCCAACTATTGCCGCCCGAATCGGACGGCGAATGACCCATTTGCTAAGTTTGGTTATCGGAGGGGTTGGACTGATTTCGATCTATTTCATACAAGATCACCAGTGGCTGTTATTGTCAATGACGGGCGTCGGTATTGCCTGGACGAGTATTCTGACCATACCCTACGCTTTATTATCCGGTAGCCTACCTGCTGAACGAATGGGTTACTTTATGGGCGTATTCAACTTCTTTATTGTATTCCCTCAGTTTCTGGCGAGCCTGGGCTTATCCTATCTCATCAAGCTGGTAGGTTGGGCTCCGATTCAGGTTATCGTCTTTGGGGGAATTTTATTGATCATTGCGGGGTTAATGACCCTGCGTGTCGATGATGAAGAGAAGGCTTAA